A genomic segment from Necator americanus strain Aroian chromosome III, whole genome shotgun sequence encodes:
- a CDS encoding hypothetical protein (NECATOR_CHRIII.G11803.T2): MDGECITSFADIDQERGRTGIVTKPVSIMLALCMFVGVLCMSQINFFVRRSKDLLLLLLLLLLLLLLLLLLLLLLLLLLLLLLLLLLLLLLLIIIIIIIIIIINLLIYLFISYLYGVCSEN; this comes from the exons ATGGACGGCGAGTGTATAACTAGTTTTGCCGACATCGATCAAGAGAGAG gaagaaCCGGCATTGTGACTAAACCTGTGAGCATCATGCTCGCATTGTGCATGTTTGTTGGTGTTTTGTGCATGAGTCAGATTAATTTCTTTGTTCGACGAAGTAAAG atctattattattattattattattattattattattattattattattattattattattattattattattattattattattattattattattattattattattattattacttattattattattattattattattattattattaatttacttatttatttatttatatcttaCTTATATGGGGTATGCTCTGAAAATtga
- a CDS encoding hypothetical protein (NECATOR_CHRIII.G11803.T1) has protein sequence MDGECITSFADIDQERGRTGIVTKPVSIMLALCMFVGVLCMSQINFFVRRSKAEGFETANPLPPIAFERESKSKQIRIVAERESVERSTERLVKTMVAA, from the exons ATGGACGGCGAGTGTATAACTAGTTTTGCCGACATCGATCAAGAGAGAG gaagaaCCGGCATTGTGACTAAACCTGTGAGCATCATGCTCGCATTGTGCATGTTTGTTGGTGTTTTGTGCATGAGTCAGATTAATTTCTTTGTTCGACGAAGTAAAG CGGAGGGATTCGAAACCGCAAATCCACTTCCGCCGATTGCCTTTGAGCGCGAATcgaaaagcaaacaaattcGAATTGTTGCCGAAAGAGAAAGTGTTGAGAGATCAACTGAACGCTTAGTAAAGACGATGGTGGCAGCTTAA